In a genomic window of Streptomyces noursei ATCC 11455:
- a CDS encoding pilus assembly protein TadG-related protein, with protein MPATTVTPRRRRDAGQTLPIYLVAIGGLLFLALAFFAVGQAAASRNGAQTAADAAALAAGQKYREDLREGFLAGFRDGTGDPTAWEELLAGRGAPSDPACTNAGWYAGRNGAAVSSCTPDSWPTSFAVTVKSRRPVGDSVIPGTGSTHAAAEAKAVVVPRCTFAADTPSTRPTPTPTPASTPTPTPGGGKDPRPAPRTLTCDGKGRTLDPDHLQDFPTAADLFSVRLAR; from the coding sequence GTGCCGGCCACCACCGTCACGCCCCGCCGCCGGCGCGACGCCGGGCAGACGCTGCCGATCTACCTCGTCGCGATCGGCGGCCTGCTCTTCCTCGCGCTCGCCTTCTTCGCCGTGGGCCAGGCGGCGGCCAGCCGCAACGGCGCGCAGACCGCCGCCGACGCCGCCGCGCTCGCCGCCGGCCAGAAGTACCGCGAGGACCTGCGCGAGGGCTTCCTCGCCGGATTCCGCGACGGCACCGGCGATCCGACGGCCTGGGAGGAACTCCTCGCCGGCCGCGGCGCCCCCTCCGACCCGGCCTGCACGAACGCCGGCTGGTACGCCGGACGCAACGGCGCCGCGGTCTCGTCCTGCACCCCCGACTCCTGGCCGACGTCCTTCGCCGTCACCGTGAAGTCCCGCCGCCCCGTGGGCGATTCGGTCATCCCGGGCACCGGGAGCACCCACGCCGCCGCCGAGGCGAAGGCGGTCGTCGTCCCCCGCTGCACCTTCGCCGCCGACACCCCGTCGACCCGGCCCACCCCCACCCCCACCCCCGCCTCCACGCCCACCCCCACTCCCGGCGGCGGCAAGGACCCCAGGCCCGCCCCCCGCACGCTCACCTGCGACGGCAAGGGCCGGACGCTCGACCCCGACCACCTCCAGGACTTCCCCACGGCCGCCGATCTGTTCTCCGTACGCCTGGCCCGGTGA
- a CDS encoding DUF5936 domain-containing protein — protein sequence MAIGTLLALALALSVVGICCGIALYRREARLPPDLALSLEVGAPRTTAVGSAVDRTGMRYAPLVLRLMGEKRVARIRRRIDLAGNPGGLTVDRYAARRAVYGGLGFFGALVMFLKGQPVLGVLMVLFGLFWTEVGIWAAIRQRKDTIERTLPDFLDVLAVVVSAGLGFRQALDRVAERYEGPWADELRITLRQMDMGVSRRAAFEELRKRNDSEQVAQFVTALQQGEELGSPIVETLIQIANDMRRTDAQNARRRAARAVPKATMVVTTFMVPATMILLIAGFFLGSGTDFGSLMGK from the coding sequence ATGGCAATCGGAACCCTGCTGGCCCTCGCGCTCGCCCTGTCGGTCGTCGGCATCTGCTGCGGGATCGCGCTCTACCGCCGCGAGGCCCGGCTGCCGCCCGACCTCGCGCTGTCCCTGGAGGTCGGCGCGCCCCGGACCACCGCCGTCGGCTCGGCCGTGGACCGCACCGGCATGCGCTACGCCCCGCTCGTCCTGCGGCTGATGGGCGAGAAGCGGGTGGCGCGGATCCGCCGCCGGATCGACCTGGCGGGCAACCCCGGCGGCCTCACCGTCGACCGCTACGCCGCCCGCCGCGCGGTCTACGGCGGCCTGGGGTTCTTCGGCGCGCTGGTGATGTTCCTCAAGGGCCAGCCGGTGCTGGGCGTCCTGATGGTGCTGTTCGGCCTGTTCTGGACGGAGGTGGGCATCTGGGCGGCCATCCGCCAGCGCAAGGACACCATCGAGCGCACGCTTCCGGACTTTCTCGACGTGCTGGCCGTCGTGGTGAGCGCCGGTCTGGGCTTCCGCCAGGCGCTGGACCGGGTCGCCGAGCGGTACGAGGGCCCCTGGGCCGACGAACTCCGCATCACGCTGCGCCAGATGGACATGGGCGTCAGCCGCCGTGCCGCCTTCGAGGAGCTGCGCAAACGCAACGACTCCGAGCAGGTCGCGCAGTTCGTCACCGCCCTCCAACAGGGCGAGGAACTGGGCTCGCCGATCGTCGAGACGCTGATCCAGATCGCCAACGACATGCGCCGCACGGACGCCCAGAACGCCCGCCGGCGGGCCGCCCGCGCGGTCCCCAAGGCCACCATGGTCGTCACCACGTTCATGGTCCCGGCCACGATGATCCTGCTCATCGCCGGCTTCTTCCTGGGCTCCGGCACCGACTTCGGCTCCCTGATGGGCAAGTGA
- a CDS encoding type II secretion system F family protein, translating to MTGGNALALLALGATVLGGALAVAGVRVYASGRAQRQAIVDRLDDARGLPVADRRRRFPSVDRTLRSTRFGRRLELRLAATGLELTPGEFFVYMVATVVGLWVAAQAVLAPFFGPIAAVIAVWAAFAFLNWQRQKRIERFINQLPELSRILANATQAGLALRTALAMAAEELEAPAGEELAKVSDKLAVGHSIDDALGELAERLPSRELVVLVTTLVLANRAGGTVVGSLRNLTKTLEERKETRREVRTQLSQIVVTAYVVPLLGIGTLLLMNRIAPGAIDRMTSSFLGQLAVVAAFVLYGLGFFLIRRLSKIDV from the coding sequence ATGACCGGCGGGAACGCCCTCGCCCTGCTCGCCCTCGGCGCCACCGTGCTCGGCGGCGCGCTCGCCGTCGCCGGCGTCCGCGTCTACGCCTCCGGGCGCGCCCAGCGCCAGGCCATCGTCGACCGGCTGGACGACGCGCGGGGGCTGCCGGTCGCCGACCGGCGCCGCCGCTTCCCGTCCGTCGACCGCACCCTGCGCAGCACCCGGTTCGGCCGCCGACTGGAACTCCGACTGGCCGCCACCGGACTGGAGCTCACCCCCGGCGAGTTCTTCGTCTACATGGTCGCCACGGTGGTCGGACTGTGGGTGGCCGCGCAGGCCGTCCTCGCCCCGTTCTTCGGGCCGATCGCCGCGGTGATCGCGGTCTGGGCGGCGTTCGCCTTCCTCAACTGGCAGCGGCAGAAGCGGATCGAGCGGTTCATCAACCAGCTCCCCGAACTCTCCCGGATCCTCGCCAACGCCACCCAGGCCGGCCTCGCCCTGCGCACCGCGCTGGCCATGGCGGCCGAGGAACTGGAGGCCCCGGCCGGCGAGGAGTTGGCGAAGGTCTCCGACAAGCTCGCCGTCGGCCACTCCATCGACGACGCCCTCGGGGAGCTGGCCGAACGCCTGCCCTCCCGCGAACTGGTCGTCCTGGTCACCACGTTGGTGCTCGCCAACCGCGCCGGCGGCACCGTCGTCGGCTCGCTGCGCAACCTCACCAAGACCCTGGAGGAGCGCAAGGAGACCCGTCGCGAGGTCCGCACCCAGCTCTCCCAGATCGTGGTCACCGCCTATGTCGTCCCGCTGCTCGGCATCGGCACCCTGCTGCTGATGAACCGCATCGCCCCGGGCGCCATCGACCGGATGACCTCCTCCTTCCTCGGCCAGCTCGCGGTCGTGGCGGCCTTCGTCCTCTACGGACTCGGCTTCTTCCTCATCCGCCGGCTCTCCAAGATCGACGTCTAG
- a CDS encoding CpaF family protein, whose protein sequence is MSLKARIVAPEPAGEARQDGHLVAVYRAKLLEEIDLAEMSSLSAAERRSRLERVLGHIVSREGPVLSTAERAQLIRRVVDEALGLGVLEPLLEDSSITEIMVNGPDQVYVERHGRVEQVPVRFASHEQLMQTIERIVSTVNRRVDESNPMVDARLPTGERVNVIIPPLALNGATLTIRRFPRAYTLAELIGIGTLDEQTLMLLAGLVRAKFNVVVSGATGAGKTTLLNALSGLIPDGERIITVEDAAELQLQQSHVIRLESRPPNVEGKGRITIRDLVRNSLRMRPDRIIVGEVRGGETLDMLQAMSTGHDGSLATVHANSAEDALTRLQTLASMSDVTIPFEALRDQINSAVDCLVQLTRHADGSRRISEIALLDSRGHEDYRIVTVCRFEADPMGADRVVKGAFRYFPLPRRVAERLFMAGEAAPPAFGVAATDDQLATRKATS, encoded by the coding sequence ATGAGCCTGAAAGCCCGGATCGTCGCGCCCGAACCGGCCGGCGAGGCCCGCCAGGACGGCCACCTGGTCGCCGTCTACCGCGCCAAGCTGCTGGAGGAGATCGACCTCGCCGAGATGTCCTCGCTGTCCGCCGCCGAGCGCCGCTCCCGGCTGGAACGCGTCCTGGGGCACATCGTCAGCCGCGAGGGCCCGGTACTGTCCACCGCCGAACGCGCCCAGCTCATCCGCCGGGTGGTCGACGAGGCACTCGGCCTCGGGGTCCTCGAACCGCTCCTGGAGGACTCCTCGATCACCGAGATCATGGTCAACGGCCCGGACCAGGTCTACGTCGAACGGCACGGCCGGGTCGAGCAGGTACCCGTCCGCTTCGCCTCCCACGAACAGCTCATGCAGACCATCGAGCGGATCGTCTCCACCGTCAACCGCCGTGTGGACGAGTCCAATCCGATGGTCGACGCCCGCCTGCCCACCGGCGAGCGGGTCAACGTCATCATCCCGCCGCTGGCCCTCAACGGCGCCACCCTCACCATCCGTCGCTTCCCGCGCGCCTACACCCTCGCCGAGCTGATCGGCATCGGCACCCTCGACGAGCAGACGCTGATGCTGCTGGCCGGGCTGGTCCGCGCCAAGTTCAACGTCGTCGTCTCCGGGGCCACCGGCGCCGGCAAGACCACCCTCCTCAACGCCCTCTCCGGCCTGATCCCGGACGGCGAGCGGATCATCACCGTCGAGGACGCCGCCGAACTCCAGCTCCAGCAGAGCCACGTCATCCGGCTCGAATCTCGCCCGCCCAACGTCGAGGGCAAGGGCCGGATCACCATCCGCGACCTGGTCCGCAACTCGCTGCGGATGCGCCCCGACCGGATCATCGTCGGCGAGGTCCGCGGCGGCGAGACCCTCGACATGCTCCAGGCGATGTCCACCGGCCACGACGGCTCGCTCGCCACCGTCCACGCCAACAGCGCCGAGGACGCCCTGACGCGGCTCCAGACGCTGGCCTCCATGTCCGACGTCACCATCCCCTTCGAGGCGCTGCGCGACCAGATCAACAGCGCCGTCGACTGCCTCGTCCAGCTCACCCGGCACGCCGACGGCTCCCGCCGGATCAGTGAGATCGCCCTGCTGGACTCGCGCGGCCACGAGGACTACCGCATCGTCACGGTCTGCCGCTTCGAGGCCGACCCGATGGGCGCCGACCGCGTGGTGAAAGGCGCCTTCCGCTACTTCCCGCTGCCCCGCCGGGTCGCCGAACGCCTCTTCATGGCCGGCGAGGCCGCCCCGCCCGCCTTCGGCGTGGCGGCCACCGACGACCAACTCGCCACCCGGAAGGCCACCTCATGA
- a CDS encoding TadE family protein: MTHRPPAARSRTRRRPRDRGSASLEFLGILPVLLVVALATVQLGLAVYAVQQAGTAARAAARTAAMDRVDQETDPQSAGRAAISAWVAHRATISVAGSGDTVSATATVRIPSIVPGADFGSARRSATMPRPEGAPSR, from the coding sequence ATGACCCACCGGCCCCCCGCCGCCCGCTCCCGGACCCGCCGGCGCCCCCGCGACCGCGGCTCCGCCTCCCTGGAGTTCCTCGGCATCCTCCCGGTCCTGCTGGTCGTCGCCCTCGCCACCGTCCAACTGGGCCTGGCCGTCTACGCCGTCCAGCAGGCCGGCACCGCCGCGCGCGCCGCGGCCCGCACCGCCGCCATGGACCGCGTCGACCAGGAGACCGACCCGCAGAGCGCAGGTCGGGCCGCGATCAGCGCCTGGGTCGCCCACCGCGCCACCATCTCCGTCGCCGGCTCCGGTGACACGGTCAGCGCCACCGCGACCGTGCGGATCCCCTCGATCGTCCCCGGCGCCGACTTCGGCTCCGCGCGCCGCAGCGCCACCATGCCCCGCCCCGAAGGAGCACCGTCGCGATGA
- a CDS encoding TadE/TadG family type IV pilus assembly protein: MRRPAGPGRAPGSRHRDRGQISVEFLGLLPLILVVLVLLWQFALVGYTYALAAHAADRGARAATALDGGGAGACRTAAAHQLPRAWRGGSSTSCAAQPGLWKATVQIKVPVLFPGAGAFPWTVTGTAGAAKEAADR, translated from the coding sequence ATGCGGCGTCCCGCAGGGCCCGGCCGGGCGCCGGGCAGTCGCCACCGCGACCGCGGCCAGATCTCCGTCGAGTTCCTCGGGCTCCTCCCGCTGATCCTCGTCGTGCTCGTCCTGCTCTGGCAGTTCGCGCTGGTCGGCTACACCTACGCGCTCGCCGCGCACGCCGCCGACCGGGGCGCGCGGGCCGCCACCGCCCTCGACGGCGGCGGCGCCGGCGCCTGCCGCACCGCCGCCGCGCACCAGCTCCCGCGCGCCTGGCGGGGCGGCTCCAGCACCAGTTGCGCCGCCCAGCCGGGCCTGTGGAAGGCCACGGTCCAGATCAAGGTCCCGGTGCTCTTCCCCGGCGCCGGTGCCTTCCCCTGGACGGTCACCGGCACCGCCGGCGCCGCCAAGGAGGCAGCAGACCGATGA
- a CDS encoding AAA family ATPase has protein sequence MTIRILPAVGDPDAARAVAALLGQLPDAEPAPAVADSTALLNALAGAAGPPVATQPPDGGAPAGPAAAVQALPEVVLVHERIGPVPALELIREVALRFPAVGVVLITADAGPALFSAAMDAGARGIVGLPLAYDELAARVQAAAQWAAGVRVHLGGNPDALPAPTGTLVTVTGAKGGVGTTVTAVQLALAARAAGRRVALVDLDLQSGDIGSYLDVQFRRSVVDLAGIQDLSARVLQDAVHAHHTGLGLLLAPEEGERGEEVDDRAARQIVSALRSRYDVVVADCGSQMQSANAAAVELADVALLVTTPDVVCVRAAKRQVRLWDRLRIRKAEDTTTVVNRFTRHTEIQPSLVAKATGTQVARTLVPAAYKELQPCVDAGRMQDLDARSTVRAALWELAGELGLAGTPAVRPGRGGHRTRPMLTGRKRKALTTGAAPGSGTVQGLPPGAAPGAGPGPTGRFGPRTGGPGPYDQAGPYEEG, from the coding sequence GTGACCATCCGCATCCTCCCGGCCGTCGGCGACCCCGACGCGGCCCGCGCCGTGGCCGCCCTCCTCGGCCAGTTGCCGGACGCCGAACCGGCGCCCGCCGTCGCCGACTCCACCGCGCTGCTCAACGCGCTGGCCGGGGCCGCCGGACCGCCCGTCGCGACGCAGCCCCCCGACGGCGGCGCGCCCGCCGGACCGGCCGCCGCCGTCCAGGCGCTCCCCGAGGTCGTCCTGGTCCACGAGCGGATCGGCCCGGTGCCCGCGCTGGAGCTGATCCGCGAGGTGGCGCTGCGCTTCCCGGCCGTCGGCGTCGTCCTGATCACCGCCGACGCCGGCCCCGCGCTGTTCTCCGCCGCGATGGACGCCGGCGCCCGGGGCATCGTCGGACTGCCGCTGGCGTACGACGAGTTGGCCGCCCGGGTGCAGGCCGCGGCCCAGTGGGCGGCCGGGGTGCGCGTCCACCTGGGTGGCAACCCGGACGCACTGCCCGCGCCGACCGGCACCCTCGTCACCGTCACCGGCGCCAAGGGCGGCGTCGGCACCACCGTCACCGCGGTCCAACTGGCGCTCGCCGCACGGGCCGCCGGCCGCCGGGTCGCCCTGGTCGACCTCGACCTCCAGTCCGGCGACATCGGCTCCTACCTCGACGTCCAGTTCCGCCGCTCGGTCGTGGACCTCGCCGGGATCCAGGACCTCTCCGCCCGGGTCCTCCAGGACGCGGTCCACGCCCACCACACCGGACTGGGACTGCTGCTGGCACCCGAGGAGGGCGAACGGGGCGAGGAGGTCGACGACCGGGCGGCCCGGCAGATCGTCTCCGCCCTGCGCTCCCGCTACGACGTGGTCGTCGCGGACTGCGGCTCCCAGATGCAGTCCGCCAACGCCGCCGCCGTCGAACTCGCCGACGTGGCCCTGCTGGTGACCACCCCGGACGTGGTCTGCGTGCGGGCCGCCAAACGCCAGGTGCGGCTGTGGGACCGGCTGCGGATCCGCAAGGCCGAGGACACCACCACGGTCGTCAACCGCTTCACCCGACACACCGAGATCCAGCCGTCGCTGGTCGCCAAGGCCACCGGCACCCAGGTCGCCCGGACCCTGGTGCCGGCGGCCTACAAGGAGCTCCAGCCCTGCGTCGACGCGGGCCGCATGCAGGACCTCGACGCCCGCTCGACGGTCCGCGCGGCCCTGTGGGAGCTCGCCGGAGAACTGGGCCTGGCCGGCACCCCGGCCGTCCGGCCCGGCCGCGGCGGCCACCGCACCCGCCCCATGCTCACCGGGCGCAAGCGCAAGGCGCTCACCACCGGGGCGGCTCCCGGCTCCGGGACGGTTCAGGGGCTGCCCCCAGGGGCCGCACCGGGCGCCGGCCCCGGCCCCACCGGCCGGTTCGGCCCCCGGACCGGCGGCCCCGGCCCGTACGACCAGGCCGGCCCCTACGAGGAGGGCTGA
- the cpaB gene encoding Flp pilus assembly protein CpaB, with protein sequence MNSRQRRGVILLLLSVLCAVGAFIGVLSVIRNVESKVGAERTAYRLKSDVAAYKSLDPGQFEEVRIPQRWLPPTAVTDLDKVSGKIAVTPLRKGSLLQDDMIVDRPALKPGQQEIAIMIDAATGVAGKIDPGSRVNIYATFDGRRPEDKPVSKVIVAGAQVIDVGKLTPLEAKDPGNTTATGRQPGQAVPITFALDTEDAQRVAYAESFATHVRLALLAPGTQPTVPPGERTYTLDGDK encoded by the coding sequence ATGAACTCACGCCAGCGCCGCGGAGTGATCCTGCTGCTCCTGTCCGTCCTGTGTGCGGTCGGCGCCTTCATCGGCGTGCTGTCGGTGATCCGGAACGTCGAGTCCAAGGTCGGGGCGGAGCGGACCGCCTATCGGCTCAAGTCGGATGTCGCGGCCTATAAATCGCTGGATCCCGGGCAGTTCGAAGAGGTGAGGATTCCGCAGCGGTGGCTGCCGCCCACCGCCGTGACCGACCTGGACAAGGTCAGCGGCAAGATCGCGGTGACCCCGCTCAGGAAGGGCTCGCTCCTCCAGGACGACATGATCGTCGATCGGCCGGCGCTCAAGCCCGGACAGCAGGAGATCGCCATCATGATCGACGCCGCCACCGGCGTGGCCGGCAAGATCGACCCCGGCTCCCGGGTGAACATCTACGCCACCTTCGACGGCCGCCGTCCCGAGGACAAGCCGGTCTCCAAGGTCATCGTCGCCGGTGCCCAGGTCATCGACGTGGGCAAGCTGACGCCCCTGGAGGCCAAGGACCCCGGCAACACCACCGCCACCGGCCGCCAGCCCGGCCAGGCCGTCCCGATCACCTTCGCGCTCGACACCGAGGACGCCCAACGCGTCGCCTACGCCGAGTCGTTCGCCACCCACGTGCGACTCGCCCTGCTCGCCCCCGGCACCCAGCCCACCGTCCCGCCCGGCGAGCGCACCTACACCCTCGACGGCGACAAGTGA